Proteins from one Thermobifida alba genomic window:
- the moaA gene encoding GTP 3',8-cyclase MoaA yields the protein MLSDAYGRIATDLRVSLTDRCNLRCTYCMPPEGLDWLPGPELLTDEEVVRLVRVGVTLLGIREVRFTGGEPLLRRGLPGIVAAAAALEPRPRTALTTNGIGLARLAPALAEAGLDRVNVSLDTLDADVFERLTRRRRLDDVLAGLAGAARAGLTPVKVNAVLMRGVNDHEAADLLAYCLEHGYQLRFIEQMPLDAQHGWQRESMVTADEILDRLSAAHTLTPAGGAARGSAPAELFLVDGGPATVGVIGSVTRPFCGACDRVRLTADGQVRNCLFAREESDLRGPLRAGATDAELAERWRAAVATKRPGHGIDDPGFLQPARPMSAIGG from the coding sequence GTGCTGTCCGACGCCTACGGCAGGATCGCCACCGACCTGAGAGTCTCCCTCACCGACCGGTGCAACCTGCGCTGCACCTACTGCATGCCGCCGGAGGGGCTGGACTGGCTGCCCGGGCCGGAGCTGCTCACCGACGAGGAGGTCGTCCGCCTCGTCCGGGTCGGCGTGACCCTGCTGGGCATCCGCGAGGTGCGGTTCACCGGCGGCGAGCCGCTGCTGCGCCGCGGCCTGCCCGGCATCGTCGCGGCCGCCGCCGCGCTGGAGCCGCGCCCCAGGACCGCGCTCACCACCAACGGCATCGGCCTGGCGCGGCTGGCGCCCGCGCTGGCCGAGGCGGGCCTGGACCGCGTCAACGTCTCCCTGGACACCCTCGACGCCGACGTGTTCGAGAGGCTGACGCGCCGGCGGCGGCTGGACGACGTGCTGGCGGGCCTGGCGGGGGCGGCCCGGGCCGGACTGACGCCGGTGAAGGTCAACGCGGTCCTGATGCGCGGCGTCAACGACCACGAGGCGGCCGACCTGCTCGCCTACTGCCTGGAACACGGCTACCAGCTGCGGTTCATCGAGCAGATGCCGCTGGACGCCCAGCACGGCTGGCAGCGCGAGAGCATGGTCACCGCCGACGAGATCCTGGACCGCCTCAGCGCCGCCCACACCCTCACCCCCGCCGGCGGGGCCGCACGCGGCAGCGCCCCGGCGGAGCTGTTCCTCGTCGACGGCGGCCCCGCCACGGTCGGCGTCATCGGCTCGGTCACCCGCCCGTTCTGCGGGGCCTGCGACCGGGTGCGGCTCACCGCCGACGGCCAGGTCCGCAACTGCCTGTTCGCCCGCGAGGAGTCCGACCTGCGCGGCCCGCTGCGCGCGGGCGCCACCGACGCCGAACTCGCCGAGCGGTGGCGCGCCGCGGTCGCCACGAAACGGCCCGGCCACGGCATCGACGACCCCGGCTTCCTGCAACCGGCCCGCCCCATGTCCGCCATCGGCGGCTGA
- a CDS encoding alpha/beta hydrolase, with the protein MISVRDWNLPGGPQGSQRLHVRAWAHAEAEPDHLVVLVHGYGEHIGRYEHVARWLCEHGAVCYGADHRGHGLSSGERVLVEDFAGIVEDVHRVVTQARSAYRSLPLVLVGHSMGGLVAARYAQTHPGEVAGLVLSGPVLGEWAVVDRLLEADEIPDEPVDPATLSRDPGVGAAYAADELVWHGPFKRPTVRALRVELDRAAAAGRVGVPLLWLHGSDDRLVPLEGTLRGVLALAGPDTAARVFPGARHEVFNETNREEVLAEVSRFAARVVAGARGER; encoded by the coding sequence GTGATCAGCGTGCGCGACTGGAACCTGCCCGGCGGGCCGCAGGGCTCGCAGCGGCTGCACGTGCGGGCGTGGGCGCACGCCGAGGCCGAACCCGACCACCTGGTGGTGCTGGTGCACGGCTACGGCGAGCACATCGGGCGCTACGAGCACGTGGCGCGCTGGCTGTGCGAGCACGGCGCGGTCTGCTACGGCGCCGACCACCGGGGCCACGGGCTGTCGTCGGGCGAGCGGGTGCTGGTCGAGGACTTCGCCGGGATCGTCGAGGACGTGCACCGCGTGGTCACCCAGGCGCGCAGCGCCTACCGGTCGCTGCCGCTGGTGCTGGTCGGACACTCCATGGGCGGGCTGGTCGCCGCCCGCTACGCGCAGACCCACCCCGGCGAGGTGGCGGGCCTGGTGCTGAGCGGCCCGGTGCTGGGCGAGTGGGCGGTCGTGGACCGCCTGCTGGAGGCGGACGAGATCCCCGACGAGCCCGTCGACCCGGCGACGCTGTCGCGCGACCCCGGGGTCGGCGCGGCCTACGCCGCCGACGAACTGGTCTGGCACGGCCCGTTCAAGCGGCCCACCGTGCGGGCGTTGCGCGTGGAGCTGGACCGCGCCGCGGCGGCCGGGCGGGTCGGGGTGCCGCTGCTGTGGCTGCACGGCTCCGACGACCGCCTGGTGCCCCTGGAGGGCACGCTGCGCGGCGTCCTCGCCCTGGCCGGTCCCGACACGGCGGCGCGGGTCTTCCCCGGGGCGCGGCACGAGGTGTTCAACGAGACCAACCGCGAGGAGGTGCTGGCGGAGGTGTCCCGCTTCGCCGCGCGGGTGGTCGCGGGGGCGCGCGGGGAGCGGTGA
- a CDS encoding DUF6879 family protein yields the protein MSIIPPSEFAARFLSWFRTSVFRLETLDAYTADNEREPYRRFLAGLPQDLAWRRPWQRLVRDIRSSGRSIGRVHIVPDELTDYLRFELTCAYPSSVDAGEDVRILDRATADALGLPEAEDYWLFDDERSALLHYGDGGEFLGVEFVGPERVARHAAWRRAAQDAAIPLDDYLESAGLSAER from the coding sequence ATGAGCATCATCCCTCCCTCCGAATTTGCCGCACGTTTCCTCTCCTGGTTCCGCACCTCGGTGTTCCGCCTGGAGACCCTCGACGCCTACACGGCCGACAACGAACGCGAGCCCTACCGCCGCTTCCTGGCGGGCCTCCCCCAGGACCTGGCGTGGCGGCGCCCCTGGCAGCGACTGGTCCGCGACATCCGCTCTAGCGGGCGCAGCATCGGCCGGGTCCACATCGTCCCCGACGAGCTGACCGACTACCTGAGGTTCGAGCTCACCTGCGCCTACCCCTCCAGCGTGGACGCCGGAGAGGACGTGCGCATCCTCGACCGGGCGACCGCCGACGCGCTGGGCCTGCCGGAGGCCGAGGACTACTGGCTGTTCGACGACGAGCGCTCGGCCCTGCTCCACTACGGCGACGGCGGGGAGTTCCTCGGCGTCGAGTTCGTCGGCCCGGAGCGCGTCGCCCGGCACGCCGCCTGGCGGCGCGCCGCCCAGGATGCCGCGATCCCGCTGGACGACTACCTCGAATCCGCTGGCCTGTCAGCCGAACGCTGA
- a CDS encoding YczE/YyaS/YitT family protein: MTRPTPPGGPSARWRSLVDRAFITPLLPPPRLRRLVQLCVGLYLFGLGLAAQVVTGLGVAPWDVLHQGLHLRTGWSIGTWAVVTGAAVIVLWIPLRQRAGLGTLLNVVGVGTAMDVSLLWLPVPQTLAGQVALLAAGIVAVAAGSGLYIGAGLGPGPRDGLMTGLADRGMSILAARTLIEVAVVAAGFALGGTVGVGTLLFAVAIGPLTQVFLPILRADRRAGG, translated from the coding sequence ATGACACGACCGACTCCCCCCGGCGGCCCGTCCGCCCGCTGGCGCTCCCTGGTCGACCGGGCCTTCATCACCCCCCTGCTGCCCCCTCCCCGGCTGCGCCGCCTGGTGCAGCTGTGCGTCGGCCTGTACCTGTTCGGCCTCGGCCTGGCCGCGCAGGTGGTCACCGGACTGGGCGTGGCCCCGTGGGACGTGCTGCACCAGGGCCTGCACCTGCGCACCGGCTGGTCCATCGGCACGTGGGCGGTGGTCACCGGGGCCGCGGTGATCGTCCTGTGGATTCCGCTGCGGCAGCGCGCCGGGCTGGGCACCCTGCTCAACGTGGTGGGCGTCGGCACGGCGATGGACGTGTCGCTGCTGTGGCTGCCCGTGCCCCAGACCCTGGCGGGGCAGGTGGCGCTGCTGGCGGCGGGGATCGTGGCGGTGGCCGCGGGCAGCGGCCTGTACATCGGCGCGGGGCTGGGGCCCGGCCCCCGCGACGGGCTGATGACGGGGCTGGCCGACCGCGGCATGTCGATCCTGGCGGCCCGCACGCTCATCGAGGTGGCCGTGGTCGCCGCCGGGTTCGCCCTGGGCGGGACAGTGGGGGTGGGCACCCTGCTGTTCGCGGTGGCGATCGGGCCGTTGACCCAGGTCTTCCTGCCGATACTGCGCGCGGACCGGCGCGCGGGCGGATAG
- a CDS encoding glycoside hydrolase family 15 protein codes for MGVIGVSALIEDYAMIGDMQTAALVGRDGSVDWMCLPHFDSPACFAALLGDEQNGNWWIRPAVGEPRATRRRYRHETLILESEWDTPTGTVRLIDFMPPRGGHPHLVRIVEGVSGTVPMRTAIRLRFDYGNVVPWIHRIDSEVVAVAGPDSVWLSGPVPLEGHNFMHDADFTVTAGQRIPFVMAWHPSHVQESDHLDAEKALAQTERFWRDWVSQCTYQGRYRDAVVRSLITLKALTYRPTGGIVAAPTTSLPEDIGGVRNWDYRYCWLRDATITLEALIRSGYTDEAHAWREWLVRAVAGEPQHIQIMYGVRGERRLTEWEADWLPGYEDSRPVRIGNAAVGQYQLDVYGEVMEVLYLAQKSGMSAGEHVWGLQRSLVNYLEWCWSEPDEGLWEVRGPRQHFVHSKVMAWVAADRAVRMIEEYGKEGPLERWKALRDTIHAEVCEYGYDAERNTFTQYYGSRELDAALLLIPEVGFLPYDDPRVIGTIEAIREDLMVDGFVLRYRTGLEDAADKLPGDEGAFLACSFWLANALLSIGREKEARELFERLLALRNDVGLLAEEYDPRIGRQVGNFPQAFSHFPLVTTALNLSHHDGHRRSDEVC; via the coding sequence ATGGGGGTGATCGGCGTGTCCGCACTGATCGAGGACTACGCGATGATCGGCGACATGCAGACCGCTGCCCTGGTCGGGCGAGACGGGTCGGTCGACTGGATGTGCCTGCCGCACTTCGACTCCCCCGCGTGCTTCGCCGCCCTGCTGGGAGACGAGCAGAACGGCAACTGGTGGATCCGTCCCGCGGTCGGGGAGCCCCGGGCCACCCGCCGCCGCTACCGCCACGAGACGCTGATCCTGGAGAGCGAGTGGGACACCCCCACCGGGACCGTGCGGCTCATCGACTTCATGCCCCCGCGCGGCGGCCACCCCCACCTGGTGCGCATCGTCGAGGGCGTGAGCGGGACCGTGCCGATGCGGACCGCCATCCGGCTGCGGTTCGACTACGGCAACGTGGTGCCGTGGATCCACCGCATCGACAGCGAGGTGGTGGCCGTCGCCGGACCCGACTCGGTGTGGCTGAGCGGGCCGGTGCCGCTGGAGGGCCACAACTTCATGCACGACGCGGACTTCACCGTCACCGCGGGCCAGCGCATCCCGTTCGTGATGGCCTGGCACCCCTCGCACGTCCAGGAGTCCGACCACCTCGACGCGGAGAAGGCCCTCGCGCAGACCGAGCGGTTCTGGCGCGACTGGGTGTCCCAGTGCACCTACCAGGGCCGCTACCGCGACGCCGTGGTGCGCTCCCTGATCACCCTCAAGGCCCTCACCTACCGGCCCACCGGCGGCATCGTGGCGGCGCCCACCACCTCGCTGCCCGAGGACATCGGCGGCGTGCGCAACTGGGACTACCGCTACTGCTGGCTGCGCGACGCCACCATCACCCTGGAGGCGCTGATCCGCAGCGGCTACACCGACGAGGCGCACGCCTGGCGGGAGTGGCTGGTGCGGGCCGTCGCCGGGGAGCCCCAGCACATCCAGATCATGTACGGGGTGCGCGGCGAACGGCGGCTGACCGAGTGGGAGGCCGACTGGCTGCCCGGCTACGAGGACTCGCGGCCGGTGCGCATCGGCAACGCCGCCGTGGGCCAGTACCAGCTCGACGTCTACGGCGAGGTCATGGAGGTGCTGTACCTCGCGCAGAAGTCAGGGATGAGCGCGGGCGAGCACGTGTGGGGCCTGCAGCGCTCCCTCGTCAACTACCTGGAGTGGTGCTGGTCGGAGCCGGACGAGGGCCTGTGGGAGGTGCGCGGGCCGCGCCAGCACTTCGTGCACTCCAAGGTCATGGCGTGGGTCGCCGCCGACCGGGCGGTGCGGATGATCGAGGAGTACGGCAAGGAGGGGCCGCTGGAGCGCTGGAAGGCGCTGCGCGACACCATCCACGCCGAGGTGTGCGAGTACGGCTACGACGCCGAACGCAACACCTTCACCCAGTACTACGGCAGCCGGGAGCTGGACGCGGCGCTGCTGCTCATCCCCGAGGTGGGCTTCCTGCCCTACGACGACCCGCGGGTGATCGGCACCATCGAGGCGATCCGCGAGGACCTCATGGTGGACGGCTTCGTGCTGCGCTACCGCACCGGCCTGGAGGACGCCGCCGACAAGCTGCCCGGTGACGAGGGCGCGTTCCTGGCGTGCAGCTTCTGGCTGGCCAACGCGCTGCTGTCGATCGGCCGGGAGAAGGAGGCGCGGGAGCTGTTCGAGCGGCTGCTGGCGCTCCGCAACGACGTGGGTCTGCTCGCCGAGGAGTACGACCCGCGCATCGGCCGCCAGGTCGGCAACTTCCCGCAGGCGTTCAGCCACTTCCCGCTGGTGACGACGGCGCTGAACCTGTCCCACCACGACGGGCACCGGCGCAGCGACGAGGTCTGCTGA
- a CDS encoding DUF397 domain-containing protein produces MNDHPFTDADFRKSDRSGDYGCVEAAITHHTPNIIGLRDSVHPYQTVLCFSPREWTAFTAGLDEF; encoded by the coding sequence ATGAACGACCACCCGTTCACCGATGCTGACTTCCGCAAGTCCGATCGCAGTGGCGACTACGGCTGCGTTGAGGCTGCCATCACCCATCACACCCCCAACATCATCGGCCTCCGCGACTCCGTACACCCTTACCAAACTGTTCTTTGCTTCTCTCCGAGGGAGTGGACCGCCTTCACTGCAGGACTGGACGAATTCTGA
- a CDS encoding N-6 DNA methylase: MDSTARTVDEQHVTAADIARLAGVTRAAVSNWRRRHDDFPEPVAGTKSSPLFALSQVRAWLERQHKGAEESPEVRLWHALRGEYPESMVRGICEVVEALRDGVEDDSAALRAARALAAETSPVQVLGALVARLRNSPQRGDTDTSSTDRLVRAVAHVAGTDAASVFDPACGIGSLLLAVGSPDARRTGQETDADAARLVQLRAEMERSTTAEVRLGDSLRADAWPDHRADLVVCDPPTANADWGREELLLDPRWELGLPPRAEAELAWLQHAYAHTEPGGRAVVVMSTSAAYRRTGRRIRAEMVRRGLLTDVVALPAGMASAHSQPVHLWVLRRPVDAADAASVVRMVDLSEADPDGPLEAAEHQRAEVPLVDLLDDRVDLTPAHHVTQPAPDHSAEYAAVRAELREVLDALALALPALGEGAPDEAGPQVRVGDLIDNGLVEVSGDELRSTSDLLDTDFLNGFLRSAANTRRSTSASGVFRTDARSARVPQMDVAEQRRYGAAFRSLEEFERQAKRLSELAARAARLARDGLTNGALVPEED, encoded by the coding sequence ATGGACAGCACCGCGCGCACTGTCGACGAGCAGCACGTCACCGCGGCCGACATCGCCCGGCTCGCCGGGGTGACGCGGGCCGCCGTGTCGAACTGGCGGCGGCGCCACGACGACTTCCCCGAACCGGTCGCGGGCACCAAGTCCAGCCCGCTGTTCGCGCTGTCGCAGGTGCGCGCCTGGCTGGAACGGCAGCACAAGGGCGCCGAGGAGTCGCCCGAGGTGCGGCTCTGGCACGCGCTGCGCGGCGAGTACCCCGAGAGCATGGTCCGCGGCATCTGCGAGGTCGTCGAGGCGCTGCGCGACGGCGTCGAGGACGACTCGGCGGCGCTGCGGGCCGCCCGCGCGCTCGCCGCCGAGACCTCGCCCGTGCAGGTGCTGGGCGCGCTGGTGGCGCGGCTGCGCAACTCCCCGCAGCGCGGCGACACCGACACCTCCTCCACCGACCGCCTGGTGCGCGCCGTCGCGCACGTCGCCGGGACCGACGCGGCCAGCGTGTTCGACCCGGCCTGCGGCATCGGCTCGCTGCTGCTGGCGGTGGGCTCACCCGACGCGCGGCGCACCGGCCAGGAGACCGACGCGGACGCGGCGCGGCTGGTCCAACTGCGCGCCGAGATGGAGCGCTCCACCACCGCCGAGGTGCGCCTGGGCGACTCGCTGCGCGCCGACGCCTGGCCGGACCACCGGGCCGACCTGGTGGTCTGCGACCCGCCGACGGCCAACGCCGACTGGGGCCGCGAGGAGCTGCTGCTGGACCCGCGCTGGGAGCTGGGGCTGCCGCCGCGCGCCGAGGCGGAGCTGGCCTGGCTGCAGCACGCCTACGCGCACACCGAGCCCGGCGGCCGCGCCGTGGTCGTCATGTCCACCTCGGCCGCCTACCGCCGCACGGGCCGCCGCATCCGCGCCGAGATGGTGCGGCGCGGCCTGCTCACCGACGTCGTCGCGCTGCCCGCCGGGATGGCCTCCGCGCACTCCCAGCCGGTGCACCTGTGGGTGCTGCGCCGTCCCGTCGACGCCGCCGACGCGGCCTCCGTGGTGCGCATGGTCGACCTGTCCGAGGCCGACCCCGACGGCCCGCTGGAGGCGGCCGAGCACCAGCGGGCCGAGGTGCCGCTGGTCGACCTGCTCGACGACCGGGTCGACCTGACCCCGGCCCACCACGTCACCCAGCCCGCCCCCGACCACTCCGCCGAGTACGCAGCCGTGCGCGCCGAGCTGCGCGAGGTCCTCGACGCGCTGGCGCTCGCCCTGCCCGCCCTGGGCGAGGGCGCCCCGGACGAGGCCGGCCCCCAGGTGCGCGTCGGCGACCTCATCGACAACGGCCTGGTGGAGGTGTCCGGCGACGAGCTGCGCTCCACCAGCGACCTGCTGGACACCGACTTCCTCAACGGGTTCCTGCGCAGCGCGGCCAACACACGCCGCTCCACCAGCGCCAGCGGCGTGTTCCGCACCGACGCCCGCTCGGCGCGGGTGCCGCAGATGGACGTGGCCGAGCAGCGCCGCTACGGGGCGGCGTTCCGTTCCCTGGAGGAGTTCGAACGGCAGGCGAAACGGCTGTCGGAGCTGGCGGCGCGGGCGGCGCGGCTGGCCCGCGACGGCCTCACCAACGGCGCGCTCGTCCCCGAGGAGGACTGA
- a CDS encoding helix-turn-helix domain-containing protein, whose amino-acid sequence MSESIQQHAARAELARLLRSLRLDSGRSGEQLATILGWSQSKVSKIERGRTRPSLSDAESWARVCGANTAALTRVTELAEAALVEARHWRVSHQGGLARRQCEIAAIEERAALVRSFQPTLVPGLLQTAAYARQVLALADLSGRGDVAAAVAERLRRQEALYREQTGFAFVLTEAALWWHAEERSVLLPQIDRLLSVATLPNVTIRVLPLDAPSGAVPSHGFLLYEEDEESRVIVETHTRELILTDPDEVAAYRVLHQRFTERALSVADTRDFLLALRQRINDGY is encoded by the coding sequence TTGTCTGAGTCGATCCAGCAACACGCGGCCCGTGCAGAACTGGCGCGACTCCTGCGCTCCCTCCGGTTGGACAGTGGCAGGTCGGGAGAGCAACTGGCCACCATACTGGGCTGGTCGCAGTCAAAAGTCTCCAAGATCGAACGAGGCCGTACTCGTCCTTCCCTAAGCGACGCCGAGTCCTGGGCACGGGTATGCGGCGCGAATACGGCTGCACTGACCAGGGTGACGGAGTTGGCCGAGGCCGCACTGGTGGAGGCACGGCACTGGCGGGTCTCGCACCAAGGAGGCCTGGCGCGTCGGCAATGCGAAATCGCCGCGATCGAAGAGCGCGCCGCTCTGGTCCGGTCTTTCCAACCCACCTTGGTGCCGGGACTGTTGCAAACGGCTGCTTACGCGCGCCAAGTGCTCGCGCTCGCCGACCTCTCGGGACGAGGGGACGTCGCAGCGGCAGTGGCCGAACGCCTGCGACGGCAGGAAGCACTCTATCGGGAGCAGACCGGCTTCGCGTTCGTGCTCACCGAAGCCGCGCTGTGGTGGCACGCCGAGGAGCGCTCCGTACTGCTGCCTCAGATCGACCGTTTGCTGTCGGTGGCTACCCTGCCCAACGTCACTATCCGGGTGCTGCCTCTGGACGCTCCTTCCGGCGCGGTGCCCTCCCACGGCTTTCTCCTGTATGAGGAGGACGAGGAGTCCCGTGTCATTGTTGAGACCCATACCCGCGAGCTCATCTTGACCGACCCTGACGAGGTCGCCGCCTACCGTGTCCTCCATCAACGCTTCACCGAACGCGCTCTGTCCGTGGCGGACACCCGCGACTTCCTGCTCGCACTGCGACAACGGATCAACGACGGATACTGA